Genomic window (Deltaproteobacteria bacterium):
CTCTGGGAGATCGGCGAAACGGCGGCCTTCCAGGACTACGTCGACGTGCTCGGCGAGGAGGCGGCTCGGCTCGTCTACCCGAACGAGCTGGGACGCTTCGCGCCCTGGGTTCCTCGCGCGACGGTGCCCGATGCCCGGGGCATTCCCCTCGCGAGCCTGCGCCGGCTGGCGCCCCTCGCACGGGGACCGGGCTCGAGCCTCGCACTGGCGCACCGGGTCCGCTCCCGAGCCGCGGCGACGGGCTTCCTCGCAGACGCGCTGAGCCGCCCCGAAGAGCGCTGGGGCAGCAACGCCTGGGGCGTGGCGTCCGCTCACAGCGCGACCGGTGGGCCGCTGGTCGCGGGCGATCCGCATTTCGGCGGCTCCGCTCCGGCGGTCGGCTACGAAGTCCATCTCGTGGCGCGCAACGATGGACGGGGACGAGCGCTCAACGCGAGCGGCGGATCGGTGCCGGGGATCCCCGGAATCTTGTTGGGCGGGCAGACGTCCCGACTGGCGTGGGCGGTCACCCTGTTCGCGCCCGACATCTCGGACGTCTTCCGCGACCGGCTCGTCCGGGACGATCCGTCCTGCCCTGCGCGGCTGTGCATCGACTCGGCGGGAGAGCTCCATCCGGTCGAGGAGCGCTCCGAGGCCTACCGGCTCAACGTCGCCGGCGATGGGATTGCGGACAATGCGATCGACGCGACCCCGATCGTGAGGGCGCTCGCGCCGCAGGCGGTGGACGTGCTGCGCGTGCCCTTCCGGAGCTTCGGGCCGGTGGTCGAGGTCGCGGACCGCAGCGTCCTCGCCGGAGGGTCGGCGACGGAGACCACGGTGCTCACGCTCCAGTGGTCGGGTCTGCACGCGGACCGGGCGACGCGCTGGGCCCTCGACATCCTGCGCGCCCGGGACGTCTTCGAGTTCGAGCGGGCCGTCGCGTGGCTGACGTGGGCGGGGATCCACCACGTGGTCGCCGACGTGGGCGGGAACCTCGCCTACTACGCCGGCGGTGAGATCCCGCTGCGCGCGGACCTGGAGGCCAGCGCCCCGCTCGACGGCATGCCGCCCTGGTGGATCCGCGACGGCTCGGGCGCCGCCAACTGGGTGCCGGATCCCGCGCGCTCGCAGGGGCAGGCGCTGCCGTTCGCGGTGCTCCCGCGGGAGGAGATGCCGCGGATCGTGAATCCTCCCGCCGGCTTCGTGGTGAACTGCAACGAGGACCCCCTGGGCTTCGCCGTGGACAACGACCTCCTGAACCACCGGCGGCCCTCGAAGCCCGAGGCGATCCCCTACCTCGGCGATCTGGGCACGCGCGGGCTGCGCAACGGCCGAGTGACTCAGATGCTGCGCGAGAAGATCGACGTCGGGCACGAGCTTTCGCTCGACGACATGAAGCGCATCCAGGCGGACACCCGGGCGCTCCACGCGGAGATCCTGGTCCCCCATCTGCTCGCCGCCTTCGAGTCCGCGCAGCGGCCCGGCGCGCCGCAGCCGCTCGCGGGCTTCGCCGCGGACCCTCGCATCGCAGAGGCGATCGCTCGCCTGGCGGCGTGGGACTTCTCGCACCCGACCGGGATTCCCGAGGGCTACGACACGAGCGACGTCGGAGGGGTGCGGACACCGGAGGTGAGCGAGGCGGAGGCGGAGGCGAGCGTCGCCGCCACGCTCTACGAGGTCTGGGTCATCAAGCTCGTGAAGCAGCTCAGCGCCACCATCGAGTCGCTCGGCTTGATGCCCTACGTGCCCCTCCAGCTCCTCGTGTCGCTGCTTCCGCAGGAGCCGTTCACGGGGGTCGGCGCCTCGGGCGTCGACTACTTCCCGGAGCCCGCCGAGCTCGCGGAGGCCGGGGATCGGCGCGACGCGGTCTTCCTCGGCGTGCTGCGCGACACCCTCGACGCGCTG
Coding sequences:
- a CDS encoding penicillin acylase family protein, producing MNADVGARRSRTTLPSLIGVGLLAATLTAPSCLPRVEQTEVPGLSAKVQVHTDAFGVPHIKALSLADAFRAQGYLHARDRFFQMDWNRRQAAGRLAELGGWLSHLASDGRIRLLGLRAAAQRSHDALEPAERELLDAYAAGVNAWLTTHPLPPEYAVLEVSVVEPWTGLDSLLLGKALVASLNGPRLWEIGETAAFQDYVDVLGEEAARLVYPNELGRFAPWVPRATVPDARGIPLASLRRLAPLARGPGSSLALAHRVRSRAAATGFLADALSRPEERWGSNAWGVASAHSATGGPLVAGDPHFGGSAPAVGYEVHLVARNDGRGRALNASGGSVPGIPGILLGGQTSRLAWAVTLFAPDISDVFRDRLVRDDPSCPARLCIDSAGELHPVEERSEAYRLNVAGDGIADNAIDATPIVRALAPQAVDVLRVPFRSFGPVVEVADRSVLAGGSATETTVLTLQWSGLHADRATRWALDILRARDVFEFERAVAWLTWAGIHHVVADVGGNLAYYAGGEIPLRADLEASAPLDGMPPWWIRDGSGAANWVPDPARSQGQALPFAVLPREEMPRIVNPPAGFVVNCNEDPLGFAVDNDLLNHRRPSKPEAIPYLGDLGTRGLRNGRVTQMLREKIDVGHELSLDDMKRIQADTRALHAEILVPHLLAAFESAQRPGAPQPLAGFAADPRIAEAIARLAAWDFSHPTGIPEGYDTSDVGGVRTPEVSEAEAEASVAATLYEVWVIKLVKQLSATIESLGLMPYVPLQLLVSLLPQEPFTGVGASGVDYFPEPAELAEAGDRRDAVFLGVLRDTLDALPGPAYAAAFAGSTDQDDYRWGKLHRIVLPHPLGGSSSIPPAGGFVDLAPTLPGLARDGTWDSVNVAAGPGLPDGANEWLSTGNLPLASFRHVHALLRAPRSGSRVRGYAALAGRASEDPGDPLYASQLPLWLTVDYHPVPMSHPQVRAAAKRVELFVPAP